The window CCCGCGTGTAGCGAAGCATCAACCGGCTGCGGTCCGTGGCGTCGTAGTCGAGCCGCAGGTTCGCCTGATCCCAGTCGATGGGCGTCACCACGGCCTCGACCCAGTTGTTGCAACTGCCGGCCACCGGCGTCACGTTGGGAAGGGGGTAGAGGTTCAGCATGCCCTGGCCACCTGCGTTGATCCGATCCGCGGGAATCACGTTGCCGGGGAAGGGCTGGCCGGTGGTGGGATCGGTCGGGATCGCCGGGGTGCACCCGGGGATCGAGGGACCGCTGAAATCACCCGCGCGCTCGGCCGCCGTAGGAACGAAACCGGTGCGGGCGATGCCGCGCTCTTCGATGTTCCACTCACCGGAGAGGAAGAAGTGCAGCTTGTCCTGCTGGATCGGGCCGCCGAGGGTGAAGCCGTAGTCCTGGCGGTCGAGCGGCTCGGTGTCCAGGCCGGACTGCTCCAGGAAGTAGTTCGTCTCGTTCCAGGAGTCGTCGCGCATGAACGCGTAGGCGCTGCCGCGGAACTCGTTCGTGCCGCCGCGCGTCACGATGTTGATCTGGCCGCCGGCGGCGCCGCCGAACTCGGGGCTGTAGCTGTTGCTGTGGATCTTGAACTCCTCGATCGCGTCGACCGAGGGGTAGATCAGGATGGTGCGGTTCGAGCCGACGTCGTTGTTGTTCGCGCCGTCGATCGTCCACATGTTGCCGGTCGTGCCGCTGCCGCTGATTGAAAGATCGACGCCCGCGAGCAGGCCCTTGTTCTTCGTGTCGAAGCCTTCGGGCGCGCTGACGCCAGGCTGCAGCAGGGTGAGCTGGACGAAGTTCCGTCCGTTGAGCGGCAACTCGCGGATCTGCTCGCCGGTCATCAGGCCGGCGACTTCGCCGCTCAGCGTGTCCACCGGGATGGCCTCGGATTCGACCGTGATCGTCTCCGAGACGTCGCCGAGTTCGAGTTGGGCGTTCACCTCGCGCACGTCGGCGACGTGCAGGGCGATGTCGCTGATCACCGAGGACTTGAAGCCGTCCAGCGTGACCGTGATCTCGTACGCGCCGACCGGCAGGTCGCCGAAGGTGTAGATGCCGGCCTCGTTCGTGAACGTCGTTCGGTTGAGACCGGTTTCGGTCCCCTCCAGGTTCACGGTGACGCCGGGCAGGGCGCTTCCGTTCGGGTCGGTGACGGTGCCTCGGATGCTGGCGGTGAACCGTTGGGCCGCGAGCGGTGCCGCAAGCAGCGTGAGAATGAGAATGAGAGCCAGTCTTCGTGCCATGGACGTCGTGCCTCCTTGGGGTAAACCGATTTAGCCGGAAGCCGTGCTTAAAGCCGGCGTCGTTCGGGCTGCAGACGGAAGGGGCTGGCTAAATCGTTTTAGCATGCTAGTCTGCACTGTACACACCGCGTCGGATTTGTCAAGAGCGCGTGAACAGCCCCGAGAAAAAACCTGGCAGGCCCGTGAGGCTCAAGGACGTGGCGGCCCATCTGGGCCTGTCGCCGACGACCGTGTCTCTGGTGATGAACCGTTCGCCGGCGGCCAGGGGGATCCCCCCGGAGACCCAGGACCGTGTCTGCGCCGCGGCGGAGGAGCTGGGCTACCGCCCCAACTTCATCGCGCGGTCGCTTCGGCGTCAGCGCACCTTTGCGGTCGGCGTCCTGCTGCCGGAGATCAGTGAGGGTTACGCGGCCGGCGTGCTCGCGGGGATCGAGGACGAGCTCCTCCAGGAGGGCTACTTCTACCTGGTCGCTGGACACCATTCGAAGCCCGACCTCTTCGACGACTACCTGCAGCTCCTCACGGAGCGCTCGGTCGAGGGGCTGATCCTGGTGAACACGCCGATCGACGAGCCGCTGCCCTTGCCCGCCGTCGTCGTGGCGGGGCACCGCGAGCTGACGGGCGTGACGAACGTCGCCATCGACCATCAGGTCGCCGCGCGTCTGGCGCTGGCCCATCTGGCCGAACTCGGGCATCGGCGGATCGCTTTCTTCAAGGGTCATGCGCACTCCGCGGACACCGAGGCACGGTGGCAGGCGATCGTCGCGGCCTCGCGGGAACTCGGCCTCGAGATCGATTCGCGGTTGACTCTCCAGCTTTCGGGAGGGCCGGCCGGCGAACAATTCTCACCGGAGGAGGGCTACCGCGAGGGGCACGTCTTCGGCCGGAAACTGATCGAGACGGGTGCGAGGTTCACGGCGCTCTTCGCGTTCAACGACATCTCGGCGATCGGTGCGATGCGCGCGCTCAGCGAGGCCGGCCTGCGAATCCCGGACGAAGTCGCGGTCGTCGGCTTCGACGACATTCTGAGTGCGGCCTTCCAGAACCCCAGCCTGACCACCGTGCGGCAACCGCTGCACGAGATGGGGCGGAGAGCGGCCGCCGAGTTGCTGCGCAAGCTGGCTGCGCCCGACAAAGACTCGCCGCCCGCGATCACGATCGAGCCGACCCTGGTCGTCCGCGACTCGACCGGTCCCGCGCCCGACCGTGCCTGAGTCGCCTCGAATCGCGCCCGGCGTGATCGGTGGCACGCCGGGTTGGCTGCCGCTCTACGGAGGGTTCCTGATCACCGGTGTGGTCACCGTGCTCCTCGGCCCGCTGCTGCCGGACCTGGCCCTTGAGTGGCGCCTTCCGGTTGAGGAGCTGAGGGCTCTTTTCGTCGTTCAGTTCCTCGCCAGCGCTACCGGCTCGCTAGTGTCGAGCTACCGGCTCGGCCTCAGCTTGCGGCTCGGATACCTGCTGATCGCCGCGGGCCTTGTGGCTCTGTCCCTCGCGGGCTGGCCCCTGGCGCTCGTGCCGATGGCCGCCGTCGGTCTCGGGCTCGGGCTGGCTATTCCGGCCACGAATCTCCGGGTCGCCCACTCGCAGCCGCAGCGCCGGGGCGCGGCGCTCTCGTCGCTCAACATGGTCTGGGGCGCCGGCGCGGTTGCCTGCCCTCTCCTGTTTGCCGTTCGGCCCCCGGGAATGTCGAGCGATGCGGTGCTCCTTGTCCTCGCCGCCGCTTCGGGGCTCATCCTCCTTTCGCTCCGTGCCGCGCCGGCCGGCGGCGCAGTCACGGCGCAGGCGGCGTCCGCGGCGAGGGGCAGGCAGGGAGGCGTGTTGCCGGGTCTCGTCGTGATCGCGGCGATCATGTTCCTCTATGTCGGGATCGAGAACTCGGTGGGGGGCTGGCTGGTCAGCCTGGCCGACCAGTTCCGGGCCGAGCGCTCGGCGACTTCCCTCTGGATCGGATCGGGCTTCTGGGCCGCGCTCCTGGTCAGCCGTGCGGTGGCGCCCCTGTTGCTGCGCCGGATGTCCGAGCCGGTCCTCTACGGCGCCGGCGTCCTGCTGGCCGGTGGCGGTCTCTTCGGCCTGCTGCTGAGCGGATCGCAAGCCGGCCTCGCGGTTGCCGCGGTCGCCACGGGCGCGGGCCTGGCGCCCCTCTTCCCGCTGACGATCTCGTTCCTGGCCGATCTCACGGCGACCACTCGTTCCCGGAACACCGGCTGGGTGTTCGCCCTGGCCGGCGCGGGGGGAGCGGTGCTGCCGTGGCTCACCGGACGGATTGCCGGCGGCGCCGACGGGCTGGCGGCCGGTTTCGTCGCTCCGATCGGGGGACTGGTTCTGCTCGCTCTGCTCTTCGGCTTGCTGCGCCGCTTTTCGACCCCGGTCCAAACACAAACTGCCTGACGGCGAAAGTAGACTGACCCGATGATCTCGAAGAACCGGCACGTTCTCGTTCCCGTTCTGGCCGCGGCACTCGTGGCTCTGGCGCCGGCTGCCGCTCCGGCTCAGACGCAGGACGCCGATCGCCCCGCTTTCAGCGAGGTCGTCGATGTCCAGCTCGTCAACGTCGAGGTCTGGGTGAGCGACAACCGGGGTCGGCCCGTTACCGGTCTGAGCCTGGAGGACTTCGAGGTCCGGGAGGATGGAAGGCCGGTCACCGTGGAGTTCTTCAGCGAGGTGACGGATGCCGTTGCCGCCCGGACGGCCGCCGAGCCGGGCGATCAGACAGCCGACACTGTCCAGCAGGCCGCCGCGGGCGCGGTCCCGGCCGAACCGGCGCATCTCGTCCTCTACTTCGACGACCTCCACCTCGGCCCGTCCAGCCGCAAGCGGGTGATCGAGGACCTGCGAGCTTTCCTCGACGAGGAGAAGTTCCCCGCGGAGCGCGTCCTCATCTTCCGGCAGGACCGCGACCTGATCACTGAGGCCTACTTCGGTTCCAGCCGCGAGGACCTCGACCTGGCGCTCGAGCGCATCGCGGCCTCGCCGGGAATGGGCGGCCAGTCGCAGCAGGCGAAGCGGCTCGCGGTGCAGAGGTTGAACCAGCTCTGGCAGGACGCGAAGGTGCTCGCTTCCTCGGGCAGCAGTCGCCGGACGACGGCGCCGGCGCCCTGCGAGTCGTTCGTGCGGCGCGCGCTGCCGGAGGTCGAGAACTCTGCCCGCATCGGCCGCGACCGGATCGGCGCCACGCTCGATCACCTGACGACGACCGTCCGCTTCCTGGCCGCGCTGCCCGGCGTCAAGACGCTGCTCTACCTCAGCGACTCCCTCGAACGGACTCCGGGCTCGGACCTGCGGGACTTCATCACCGGCCTCTGTCCGGCCGGCGACCGGTTCCGCTC is drawn from Acidobacteriota bacterium and contains these coding sequences:
- a CDS encoding LacI family DNA-binding transcriptional regulator translates to MRLKDVAAHLGLSPTTVSLVMNRSPAARGIPPETQDRVCAAAEELGYRPNFIARSLRRQRTFAVGVLLPEISEGYAAGVLAGIEDELLQEGYFYLVAGHHSKPDLFDDYLQLLTERSVEGLILVNTPIDEPLPLPAVVVAGHRELTGVTNVAIDHQVAARLALAHLAELGHRRIAFFKGHAHSADTEARWQAIVAASRELGLEIDSRLTLQLSGGPAGEQFSPEEGYREGHVFGRKLIETGARFTALFAFNDISAIGAMRALSEAGLRIPDEVAVVGFDDILSAAFQNPSLTTVRQPLHEMGRRAAAELLRKLAAPDKDSPPAITIEPTLVVRDSTGPAPDRA
- a CDS encoding VWA domain-containing protein; the encoded protein is MISKNRHVLVPVLAAALVALAPAAAPAQTQDADRPAFSEVVDVQLVNVEVWVSDNRGRPVTGLSLEDFEVREDGRPVTVEFFSEVTDAVAARTAAEPGDQTADTVQQAAAGAVPAEPAHLVLYFDDLHLGPSSRKRVIEDLRAFLDEEKFPAERVLIFRQDRDLITEAYFGSSREDLDLALERIAASPGMGGQSQQAKRLAVQRLNQLWQDAKVLASSGSSRRTTAPAPCESFVRRALPEVENSARIGRDRIGATLDHLTTTVRFLAALPGVKTLLYLSDSLERTPGSDLRDFITGLCPAGDRFRSLTPVEEMSTGFHELTRHANANRVTIYSLQTNGLRSTFLSAAEQSSIDFLGANPFNSSIREAERGGMAVLADETGGRAIFNRNQFDGELEQIANEMASYYSLAYRPPHGGDRGEHQIRVRVRGRNLEVRHRRGYRDKSADQRMSEQLDGALYLGLVENPLGVRLGAGRVRAAGGGKRRLPLHVMVPAARVAFLPFEDKEMAQIRVEVASRHAETSKVVRDEKTFQVEAPPDRDTRLLDLVFNIDIPDGLNLVAVGVRDDATRETAFVSTTLAVGEGGR